One Chromobacterium paludis genomic window carries:
- a CDS encoding hemerythrin domain-containing protein, whose protein sequence is MLTLDTLGASAAPSFDQPLEMLLACHDKIRRFCDLLDKLPPYIEEHGVDQAARNTIDDVVRYFDVAGPAHHTDEEEELFPLIEERVPTAASRLEQLSAEHGYLHSCWNAIRDDLIALRDGGIKQISKSELQEFARQYREHAATEEAWLFPTAASTLSAEELKQAGAHMAERRAQAS, encoded by the coding sequence ATGCTCACGCTCGACACCCTGGGCGCGTCCGCCGCGCCCAGCTTCGATCAGCCGCTGGAAATGCTGCTGGCCTGCCATGACAAGATCCGCCGCTTCTGCGACCTGCTGGACAAGTTGCCGCCCTATATCGAGGAACACGGCGTGGACCAGGCCGCGCGCAATACCATAGACGACGTGGTGCGTTACTTCGACGTCGCCGGTCCCGCCCATCATACCGACGAGGAAGAAGAACTGTTCCCGCTGATAGAGGAGCGCGTGCCCACCGCCGCCTCGCGGCTGGAGCAGCTATCGGCCGAGCACGGCTATCTGCACTCGTGCTGGAACGCCATCCGCGATGACCTGATCGCGCTGCGCGACGGCGGCATCAAGCAGATCAGCAAGAGCGAACTGCAGGAGTTCGCGCGCCAATACCGCGAACACGCCGCCACCGAGGAAGCCTGGCTGTTCCCCACCGCCGCCAGCACCCTCAGCGCCGAGGAGTTGAAGCAAGCCGGCGCGCATATGGCGGAACGCCGCGCCCAGGCAAGCTGA
- a CDS encoding Lrp/AsnC family transcriptional regulator, translating to MDRFDRKILAALHENARISFAELARRVNLSAPAVADRVAKLEQSGVITGYRAQIDPARVGLPISCLIELTVKHLEYYVVIDEIRNTPEVIECASITGTSGLMIKVAVDTMTALQALIARLMQFGDTKTSIIIDMPVAPRMPVLHEDE from the coding sequence ATGGACAGATTTGACCGCAAAATCCTTGCCGCACTGCACGAAAATGCCAGGATCAGCTTCGCCGAACTGGCGCGGCGAGTGAACCTGTCGGCGCCGGCCGTGGCCGACCGCGTCGCCAAGCTGGAGCAGAGCGGCGTCATCACCGGCTACCGCGCGCAGATCGATCCGGCGCGCGTCGGCCTGCCCATCTCCTGCCTGATCGAACTGACAGTCAAGCACCTGGAGTACTACGTGGTGATAGACGAAATCCGCAACACGCCTGAGGTGATCGAGTGCGCGTCCATCACCGGCACCAGCGGCCTGATGATCAAGGTGGCGGTGGACACCATGACCGCGCTGCAGGCGCTGATCGCGCGGCTGATGCAGTTCGGCGATACCAAGACCTCCATCATCATCGACATGCCGGTGGCGCCGCGCATGCCCGTGCTGCACGAGGACGAATGA
- the tal gene encoding transaldolase yields the protein MNRLQAIRPFGQRIWLDNLSRELIASGELARLLADDGIAGVTSNPAIFYKAISTDASYQGELAVLKQDASLSAEARYEKLVVADIQAACDLLQPQYEASQGNDGYVSLEVSPELSRDEAGTLAAARRLWAEIGRANAMIKIPATAEGIRAFQTLTREGVNVNITLLFSLPQVEAVWDAYIAGLSARLADGQPVAGVKAVASFFLSRVDSLLDAQVAEPHKGKVAIALSKAAYARYQERFHGEAFAKLRAAGARPQFLLWASTGTKNAAYSDVLYVESLIGDETVNTVPDATLSCFRDHGAAALTLPVGMDQAKALLAEVEAAGIDLAAAGEKLQQDGLKLFEDAFAQLLKLTA from the coding sequence ATGAACCGTTTGCAAGCCATCCGTCCCTTCGGCCAGCGTATCTGGCTGGACAATCTGTCCCGTGAACTGATCGCCTCCGGCGAGCTGGCCCGCCTGCTGGCCGACGACGGCATCGCCGGCGTCACCTCGAATCCGGCCATCTTCTACAAGGCGATCAGCACTGATGCCAGCTATCAGGGCGAGCTGGCCGTGCTGAAGCAGGATGCTTCGCTGTCCGCGGAGGCGCGCTACGAAAAGCTGGTGGTAGCCGACATCCAGGCCGCCTGCGACCTGTTGCAGCCGCAATACGAGGCCAGCCAGGGCAACGACGGCTACGTCAGCCTGGAAGTGTCGCCGGAACTGTCGCGCGACGAAGCCGGCACCCTGGCCGCCGCGCGCCGCCTGTGGGCCGAAATCGGCCGCGCCAACGCGATGATCAAGATCCCGGCCACGGCCGAGGGCATCCGCGCCTTCCAGACGCTGACCCGCGAAGGCGTCAACGTCAACATCACCTTGCTGTTCTCGCTGCCGCAAGTGGAAGCGGTGTGGGACGCCTACATCGCCGGCCTGTCCGCGCGCTTGGCCGACGGCCAGCCGGTGGCCGGCGTCAAGGCTGTGGCCAGCTTCTTCCTGTCGCGCGTGGACAGCCTGCTGGACGCGCAAGTGGCCGAGCCGCACAAGGGCAAGGTGGCGATCGCGCTGTCCAAGGCGGCTTACGCGCGCTACCAGGAGCGCTTCCATGGCGAAGCGTTCGCCAAGCTGCGCGCCGCCGGCGCCCGCCCGCAATTCCTGCTGTGGGCGTCCACCGGCACCAAGAACGCCGCCTATAGCGACGTGTTGTACGTGGAAAGCCTGATCGGCGACGAAACCGTCAACACCGTGCCGGACGCCACGCTGAGCTGCTTCCGCGACCACGGCGCCGCCGCGCTGACGCTGCCGGTGGGTATGGATCAGGCTAAGGCCTTGTTGGCCGAGGTGGAGGCCGCCGGCATCGACCTGGCCGCCGCTGGCGAGAAGCTGCAGCAAGATGGCCTGAAATTGTTCGAAGACGCTTTCGCCCAGCTGCTGAAGTTGACCGCCTAA
- the phoR gene encoding phosphate regulon sensor histidine kinase PhoR, protein MREFLQRTVLWLVAITVISGGFWAASSGTDALVALAICLGAWLAFNLYHIALLMRWLRHPVAERVPDGFGVWHTVFMTLYRTMRTQSQSKKKLTHVLERFINAGEAMPDGVVVLDELDRIEWVNPMAVEHLGLDRKRDVGNQILNLIRQPSFHAYMKNASFSQPLMLTFSQPRELVISLQLVPFDSTRKLLLTRDITQLERVQTVHRDFVANVSHELRTPLTVVGGFLETLSDMPEVNDQMFRQFLPMMMEQSRRMQSLVDDLLTLSKLENSPKAVSSERVDMRDMLDTLMVEAEGLSQGRHQVKLLRNCDCGLWGSSQELHSAFGNLVSNAVRYTPEGGCITLAWQDEGEFLRFSVTDTGIGIPREHIPRLTERFYRVDRGRSRGSGGTGLGLAIVKHVLARHHARLEIKSEPDKGSTFSVVFPRERRNDAQAA, encoded by the coding sequence ATGCGCGAATTCCTGCAAAGAACCGTGTTGTGGCTGGTGGCCATCACCGTCATCAGCGGCGGCTTCTGGGCGGCCTCTTCCGGCACCGACGCGCTGGTGGCGCTGGCGATCTGCCTGGGCGCCTGGCTGGCCTTCAATCTCTATCACATCGCCTTGCTGATGCGCTGGCTGCGTCATCCGGTGGCGGAGCGCGTGCCGGACGGCTTCGGCGTCTGGCACACCGTGTTCATGACGCTGTACCGTACCATGCGCACGCAAAGCCAGAGCAAGAAGAAGCTGACCCATGTGCTGGAGCGCTTCATCAACGCCGGCGAGGCGATGCCGGACGGCGTGGTGGTGCTGGACGAGCTGGACCGCATCGAGTGGGTCAATCCCATGGCGGTGGAGCATCTGGGCCTGGACCGCAAGCGCGATGTCGGCAACCAGATCCTCAACCTGATCCGCCAGCCGTCTTTCCATGCCTATATGAAGAACGCCAGCTTCAGCCAGCCGCTGATGTTGACCTTCAGCCAGCCGCGCGAGCTGGTGATTTCGCTGCAATTGGTGCCGTTCGACTCCACGCGCAAGCTGTTATTGACGCGCGACATCACCCAGCTGGAGCGGGTGCAGACCGTGCATCGCGATTTCGTCGCCAACGTGTCGCACGAGCTGCGCACGCCGCTGACCGTGGTGGGCGGCTTCCTGGAAACGCTCAGCGACATGCCGGAGGTGAACGACCAGATGTTCCGCCAGTTCCTGCCCATGATGATGGAGCAGTCGCGGCGCATGCAGAGCCTGGTGGACGATCTGCTGACGCTGTCCAAACTGGAGAACAGTCCCAAGGCCGTCAGCTCGGAGCGCGTGGACATGCGCGACATGCTGGACACGCTGATGGTGGAGGCGGAAGGCCTGTCGCAGGGCCGCCACCAGGTCAAGTTGCTGCGCAACTGCGATTGCGGCCTGTGGGGCAGCAGCCAGGAGCTGCACTCAGCCTTCGGCAACCTGGTGTCCAACGCGGTGCGCTACACGCCGGAAGGCGGCTGCATCACGCTGGCCTGGCAGGACGAGGGCGAGTTCTTGCGCTTTTCCGTCACCGACACCGGCATCGGCATTCCCCGCGAACACATTCCGCGGCTGACCGAGCGCTTCTATCGCGTCGACCGCGGCCGCTCGCGCGGCAGCGGCGGCACCGGCCTGGGCCTCGCCATCGTCAAGCATGTGCTGGCGCGCCATCATGCCCGGCTGGAAATCAAGAGCGAGCCGGACAAGGGCAGCACTTTCAGCGTGGTGTTTCCGCGCGAGCGCCGCAACGACGCTCAAGCCGCCTGA
- the phoB gene encoding phosphate regulon transcriptional regulator PhoB: MAANILLVEDEPAIQELIAFNLAQAGHHVLRAGTAEAALTLVRNALPDLVLLDWMLPGASGVDVAKRLRADERTRHIPIIMLTARSDEQDKIIGLETGADDYITKPFSPRELLARIKAVLRRRAPQMTDDAVDVQGLRLDPVTHRVTGHGNVIDLGPTEFRLLHFFMTHPERVHSRAQLLDQVWGDHVFVEERTVDVHIRRLRSALEGTQHDGLIQTVRGTGYRFSVQQ, translated from the coding sequence ATGGCCGCCAATATCTTGCTCGTGGAAGACGAACCGGCGATACAGGAACTGATCGCCTTCAATTTGGCCCAGGCCGGCCATCACGTGCTGCGAGCCGGCACCGCCGAGGCGGCGTTGACGCTGGTGAGGAACGCGCTGCCCGATCTGGTGCTGCTGGACTGGATGCTGCCCGGCGCCAGCGGCGTGGATGTAGCCAAGCGCCTGCGCGCCGACGAGCGTACCCGTCATATCCCCATCATCATGCTGACTGCCCGTTCCGATGAGCAGGACAAGATCATCGGCCTGGAAACCGGCGCCGACGACTATATCACCAAGCCGTTTTCGCCGCGCGAACTGCTGGCCCGGATCAAGGCCGTGCTGCGCCGCCGCGCGCCGCAGATGACCGACGACGCGGTGGACGTGCAGGGCCTGCGCCTGGACCCGGTGACGCACCGCGTGACCGGCCACGGCAATGTGATCGACCTGGGGCCGACCGAATTCCGCCTGCTGCATTTCTTCATGACCCATCCGGAGCGCGTGCATTCGCGCGCCCAGCTGCTGGACCAGGTGTGGGGCGACCACGTCTTTGTCGAGGAACGCACCGTGGACGTGCATATCCGCCGCCTGCGCAGCGCGCTGGAGGGCACCCAGCATGACGGCCTGATCCAGACCGTGCGCGGCACCGGCTACCGCTTCTCCGTGCAGCAGTAG